A genomic segment from Dermacentor silvarum isolate Dsil-2018 chromosome 11, BIME_Dsil_1.4, whole genome shotgun sequence encodes:
- the LOC119432967 gene encoding uncharacterized protein LOC119432967 isoform X1 encodes MAAGAPVFDPVLAERGDATQVPFASAAFEQLPPCTATSESTCQIVDHLSTLNELLFHAELELRELSAPYGQLSLASLAEMNPDIPRDSQQTVNQAVALVHRLLKTHSCVLHVHIHHRVFAFHEALICDALKCNPSTRLLSIDFRAYAITQDLDDVFCSLKHLQELECLSHGVRDDVSSALPTVVRVCKSLTTLKIAELCMTGRTAKPFVAALKGASTLKELSVHGSVICEAGRGQFAQYLRDTTSLTTLSVAADELSRRNCFNWMAEGLLVNKTIKKVRLNNVLFDQENAEWAGRIFTGNAVIRSFSVVYLPPVLSLQPSTDYNFWYAPLSTNETLEELSLPFSIWNSAQWVDFFWTASRKPSLKKLIISVHATDHRNLRDLCKALKESGAEDKVSLGTYFVYHDWDLMYSKAFSDVDMFCFDNVLARLSSVLLTFTHITSVRFSIRMGDVALVSAIAAYIGAATSLRKLRLALYSDDGDTEHDMNTSWTEIVEALARNTSIKGLCVHVDIDSDDSDEEDGVGDVLEQHQVQRLAQVIGSRQNIRTVYFGAEQAGVVGAFLRCFSKDIADNYNLVRVTLNGVLDTESAQDGFKVRDTARRNCGLVTRATQFARGRALDRHCAIALERVWRHAALLEELAEQLSVSVDEASATVRRGLRNMEGLHDFMRLARVVRDGVVCDPSRDGGPRLDTLNDDCWRLVRRYLMLGDVREPAEPASLRQ; translated from the exons ATGGCAGCTGGAGCCCCTGTCTTCGACCCCGTCCTGGCTGAACGAGGAGACGCGACGCAAGTTCCTTTCGCGAGTGCAGCCTTCGAGCAGCTGCCGCCCTGTACGGCCACCTCCGAGAGCACATGCCAGATTGTGGACCACCTTTCGACGTTGAACGAGCTGCTCTTTCACGCCGAACTggaactgcgggaactgtccgcACCATACGGGCAGCTCTCGCTCGCGAGCTTGGCAGAGATGAACCCAGACATACCGCGCGACTCGCAACAGACCGTCAACCAAGCGGTTGCGCTGGTTCACCGGTTGCTCAAGACGCACTCGTGCGTGCTACACGTTCACATTCACCACCGCGTCTTCGCCTTTCATGAAGCGCTGATTTGCGACGCCCTCAAATGCAACCCTTCCACTAGGTTGCTGAGTATCGACTTCCGAGCCTATGCCATCACGCAGGATCTCGACGACGTTTTCTGTTCCTTGAAGCACCTGCAAGAATTGGAATGCCTATCCCACGGGGTACGCGACGACGTCTCGTCTGCTTTGCCAACGGTTGTTCGCGTCTGCAAATCGCTGACGACCCTCAAGATTGCCGAGTTATGCATGACAGGCCGCACGGCGAAACCATTCGTCGCCGCTCTTAAAGGAGCTTCAACGCTGAAAGAGCTGTCAGTGCACGGTTCCGTCATATGCGAAGCCGGACGAGGCCAATTCGCGCAGTACCTCAGAGACACCACCTCGTTGACCACACTAAGCGTAGCGGCAGACGAGCTCAGCCGGCGGAACTGCTTCAACTGGATGGCCGAAGGCCTCCTGGTAAACAAGACCATCAAGAAAGTCAGGCTGAACAACGTCCTGTTTGACCAGGAGAATGCCGAATGGGCAGGGCGGATTTTCACGGGAAATGCAGTTATACGGAGCTTCAGCGTAGTGTATTTGCCGCCAGTTTTATCCTTACAGCCGAGCACAGATTACAACTTCTGGTACGCGCCGTTGTCCACCAACGAGACGCTGGAGGAACTCAGCCTCCCGTTCTCCATCTGGAACTCGGCGCAGTGGGTCGATTTCTTCTGGACCGCCTCGAGGAAGCCGAGTCTGAAGAAGTTGATCATTTCCGTACACGCCACAGATCACCGCAACTTGCGAGACTTGTGCAAGGCTCTCAAGGAGAGCGGAGCCGAAGATAAGGTCTCGCTGGGAACCTACTTCGTGTACCACGACTGGGACTTGATGTACTCGAAGGCGTTCTCGGACGTGGACATGTTCTGTTTCGACAACGTTCTGGCGCGGCTCTCGAGCGTGTTGCTGACATTCACGCACATTACCTCCGTGCGCTTCAGCATCAGGATGGGGGACGTGGCCCTCGTGTCAGCCATCGCCGCGTACATCGGAGCTGCCACGTCGCTCCGGAAGCTGCGGCTGGCTCTATACTCGGACGACGGTGACACGGAGCACGATATGAACACGTCGTGGACCGAGATAGTAGAAGCACTCGCTCGCAACACGAGCATCAAAGGGCTGTGCGTGCACGTGGACATCGACTCGGACGACAGTGACGAGGAAGACGGCGTCGGCGACGTGCTCGAGCAGCACCAAGTCCAGCGTCTCGCTCAAGTGATCGGGTCCAGGCAGAACATACGCACGGTCTACTTCGGCGCGGAACAGGCGGGCGTGGTCGGCGCGTTCCTTCGCTGTTTCTCCAAGGACATCGCGGACAACTACAACCTAGTCCGCGTCACCCTGAATGGAGTACTGGACACGGAATCGGCACAGGACGGCTTCAAAGTTCGGGACACGGCGCGTCGAAACTGTGGCCTGGTGACGCGCGCCACGCAGTTCGCCAGAGGACGTGCACTGGACAG GCACTGCGCCATTGCTTTGGAGCGGGTCTGGCGCCATGCGGCACTGCTCGAAGAACTCGCCGAGCAGCTGTCCGTCAGCGTGGACGAGGCCTCTGCCACGGTGCGACGTGGGCTGAGGAACATGGAAGGCCTGCACGACTTCATGCGGCTCGCCCGCGTCGTCCGGGACGGCGTCGTGTGCGACCCGAGCCGCGACGGTGGTCCTCGACTGGACACCCTCAACGACGACTGCTGGAGGCTTGTCCGCCGCTACCTGATGCTCGGCGACGTCAGGGAGCCTGCCGAGCCGGCGTCTTTGAGGCAGTGA